A part of Dasypus novemcinctus isolate mDasNov1 chromosome 7, mDasNov1.1.hap2, whole genome shotgun sequence genomic DNA contains:
- the LOC101427576 gene encoding EKC/KEOPS complex subunit LAGE3-like, which produces MQAADARAAAVLGAGMQAADAGAAAVQRTADAGADGPDDPGDAGSGDAERAALALASGGAAAPAARGPEGALHNFALSVPFPTPLEAEIACGSLAPDGEPHRAAIQKELTVAGGVLAVRWTAEDPRLLRISITNFLDQLSLVVRTMQRFGPPVSR; this is translated from the coding sequence GGCATGCAGGCGGCGGACGCAGGGGCGGCGGCTGTGCAGCGGACGGCGGACGCAGGCGCCGACGGCCCGGACGACCCCGGGGACGCGGGCTCGGGGGACGCCGAACGGGCCGCGCTCGCCCTAGCGTCGGGTGGAGCCGCTGCGCCCGCGGCTAGAGGGCCGGAAGGCGCGCTGCACAACTTCGCCCTCAGCGTGCCTTTCCCGACCCCCCTGGAGGCGGAGATCGCCTGCGGATCCCTGGCCCCAGATGGCGAGCCCCACCGAGCAGCGATCCAGAAGGAGCTGACCGTGGCTGGCGGCGTCCTGGCCGTCCGATGGACTGCTGAAGATCCTCGCCTCCTCCGAATTTCCATCACGAACTTTCTCGACCAGCTTTCCCTGGTGGTGCGGACCATGCAGCGCTTCGGGCCCCCCGTTTCCCGCTAA